Proteins encoded within one genomic window of Flavobacterium sp. NG2:
- the hflX gene encoding GTPase HflX translates to MLEKEVINFEKTAIVGIITQNQSEDKLNEYLDELEFLTFTAGGQVVKRFSQKTDKPNPKTFVGTGKLEEIMYYIKENQVSTLIFDDELSPSQQKNISKLIPDCKVLDRTNLILDIFAQRAETSYARTQVELAQCQYLLPRLSGMWTHLERQKGGIGMRGPGETEIETDRRIVRDRISLLKDKIKTIDKQMGVQRSNRGAMVRVALVGYTNVGKSTLMNAVGKSDVFVENKLFATLDTTVRKVVIKNLPFLLSDTVGFIRKLPTQLVDSFKSTLDEVREADLLLHVVDISHPDFEDHIASVNQTLMDIKAHDKPTIMVFNKIDAYRHLTIDEDDLITEKSQKHYTLNEWKLTWMSRVGEANALFISATNKQNFEEFRERVYEAVRQIHITRFPYNKFLYPDYKDAIEKEDKDDE, encoded by the coding sequence ATGTTAGAAAAAGAAGTAATCAATTTCGAAAAAACGGCCATTGTAGGTATCATCACTCAAAATCAATCTGAGGACAAACTCAATGAGTACCTCGACGAATTAGAGTTTTTGACATTCACTGCTGGAGGACAAGTAGTCAAACGCTTTTCGCAAAAAACCGATAAACCCAATCCAAAAACCTTTGTAGGAACAGGAAAACTAGAGGAAATCATGTATTATATCAAGGAGAACCAAGTTTCGACTTTGATTTTTGATGATGAACTTTCGCCTTCTCAACAAAAAAATATCTCGAAATTAATTCCAGATTGTAAAGTACTTGATAGAACCAACCTTATCCTTGATATTTTTGCACAACGTGCAGAGACTTCTTATGCTAGAACACAAGTAGAACTGGCTCAATGTCAATATCTATTACCACGCCTTTCAGGGATGTGGACTCACTTAGAGCGTCAAAAAGGGGGTATCGGGATGCGTGGACCTGGAGAAACGGAGATTGAAACAGATAGACGTATTGTACGCGATAGAATCTCTCTTTTGAAAGATAAAATCAAAACTATTGACAAACAAATGGGAGTGCAACGCAGTAACCGTGGTGCAATGGTGCGTGTCGCTCTTGTAGGATATACCAATGTGGGTAAATCAACCTTGATGAATGCTGTTGGAAAAAGCGATGTGTTTGTTGAAAACAAACTCTTTGCAACACTAGATACTACGGTACGTAAAGTTGTGATTAAAAACTTGCCTTTTTTGCTTTCTGATACCGTTGGATTCATCCGTAAATTGCCTACACAACTTGTTGATTCCTTCAAAAGTACTCTTGACGAAGTGCGCGAAGCCGATTTATTATTACACGTAGTTGATATTTCACATCCTGATTTTGAAGACCATATCGCCTCTGTTAACCAAACGTTAATGGATATCAAAGCACACGATAAACCAACCATTATGGTGTTTAACAAAATCGATGCTTACCGCCATTTGACAATTGACGAAGACGATTTGATTACCGAAAAATCACAAAAACATTATACCCTTAACGAGTGGAAATTGACTTGGATGAGCCGTGTAGGAGAAGCCAATGCATTGTTTATATCAGCCACTAATAAACAGAACTTTGAAGAATTTAGAGAACGTGTTTATGAAGCCGTAAGGCAAATTCACATCACCCGTTTCCCTTACAACAAATTCTTGTACCCTGATTACAAGGATGCCATTGAAAAAGAAGATAAGGACGACGAATAA